The sequence GtagaattttacaaaaatggaTTTGAACAGCGTACTGTAACATCTTGTGCTGCATGCTAACATTCCGATTTTAATCAGGTTTTATCCAACTCGTCAAACATGTCAAAGGCTTAGCATTTGTCGGTCAATACATGCAGACATTGCAAGTCGTTTATAATTATGGATTTGTAAGATCAGGTTAGACTAAAGTGCAGTCTGGTTATGTTCATATAATAATCacatgaataaaattattttccattGTTATTTTTGTGATGGAGTCACTAGATTATAAAGTGCTCAGGAATCCCTAGTGTCACTTCCTGGTTATCATGGTAATAGTAATATCTTAATATGAGGGTCAGGAAAGGGTAACATACTGAGAATAGAGAATACGGCTGGGTTAACTCTACAGCCGGAAAAAAATGgatcaataaaacaaagaaCAGTATATAGAAAGGgggaaaaacaaaacaattgaggATTAAGGGGTGTTCAAATatataatggaaaaaaataataaagattatAGAAAGTTACAAATAATAAGAGATGCAGGTTTGATAAACCATCCAGACTCTCTTAATATGCTTATATTAATACAGTAAGgcttaacatacatgtacatgtacatgtagttctgGTGTGGAGTGTACATTTTAAATGAACTTCAATGATGCTAGTACATGGATGATATTTTGACACTGATATTATAAAAGGATCAGCATTCTACTCATCAcatatcttatatataattatacatatgtgaaatataaaatggtTAAGAATGCTATGCAGATTACGATTGACACGTTGTATTGGATTGACATTAATTGTGTCTAAGGAAATATACGATGTTGGATACACCCCCAATGAGACAACATGCTAAAAATAGACTTACATGTAATACAAAAACATGTGTATTATATGTTACGGTGGATGTCATGTTTATCTTACAAGTTTCAGTAGACCAAATGTATATGAAATGTGAAACACTTCTAATATACTCCAACTCTACGTACAAGTGGGGGGCCTCTATTGTGAAGTCGCCTTGTCCATCTGTCTAGAAAACATCTATCTCAattgttcatcatatttttcTCGTGTACTTCTTACCGAACAGAAAGTCTTCAAATATGGTTTTTGCAGGTTTTCAGTGACAGGTAGTAAGGTTAGAACTCTTTTCGGATCTGTCGTACGTTAGATGTCTcctatatattcatatatgtcGATACTTTTGATTGTTTTGAGTTGTGGGTACATTTATCATCAAAGATCTTTCATAAACATTGAATTcccttaaaaacaaaatatgaataaatgatTAAAGATATTTGAACACGAAGTTCCaaactttaaatatatagaaacacgcacataaatacaaaaaagggGAGagacatgtacaaaatatttattaaacatgtgCATGACTCTGGTAATGTAATTGCTATTTAGAAATCAATTTCCCCGTTTCCATATTTAATACTCAATGAATGGTTACCTAACTGAGCAACCACTCTTTCCATTCACGATTATACGGATATGCAATTAAAATtccagagaaaaaaaaacaaattcgtaCTGTAACAACAATGTATTATATAGCCTCATAAGATAATCAAGGCCGTCAAACGCCCCCGTTTAGAAGAATAGCGACCTTCAAATCCTATCAAGAGTACAATGAATAGATATGGCGTTTATAATACTTGCTACACAGAAGCAAGTGCAAAGAAGACGGTCAGAAATTGAGAGGAAAATATCATTGgtattttgttcataaaataTGCAGAGGTTGGTTCCTTGTTGATGATATGCCAAAGTAACGCATACATGCCTTAAGTGTGACGCATCTGGTACTTTTTAGTGACCTCAAAGTAAAAGCTTTAGCCAATTACGTGAAAAATCGTCATAGAAATGTACAAGTACGTCAATGAAGCCATATtatcaaactagaaaactaacttATCACAATGGATACATGTAGCAGATGTAATAAGTGTATGCAAACTAACATGCTAAACATAGTAAAAAAGTTAAGCACAAAGATTATCAAACCAAATTCTGGCTTGTCACGTATCATTATGCAAAACCTCTGAACACAAACCAGCTGACTTTCCAAACTTCTGATGAATGATTATTCCCAAGACGAGTCAATCATTTGGCACATACAGTAGACGAATCAATGAATGTAAACATCTGAATATCATCGTAATTTGCATTGAAAACCTAGCCAATTTTTAAATCGATCAAGCCACTCGGAAGCGCAGGCTTAGGTATACAAATAATCCAATGCCTCTATATCTAGGGTAATAATATGAACGAGACAGATACACCAGAAAGAGGACCCCTGTAATGTTAAATATACGGAAATTAGCACATTTAACCCCTATGTTTTGGTGCACAATAATTTGCACACTTGCAAATACAtgtagaatcatattcaaaacagtgtggtcctggccattgattgatgacctaaattatcccattgactgggacagataaggtgaacgtttgtcggtaacaatcactgctcactatgtacttgttaaagacactaaatctgtggggtcaccaaaggttctcaacacccaaataaagcaattcgaaaaacgaatccggaataatacgatgtgttgatttatatcaataatataaatcaaaacataaaggttattcctgaataatttttcgaataattttattattaaaggcgttaagaacctttggtgacccaacagtttaaattctataataagtaagaagtgagcaatggtagttacagacaaacgttcgcctaatctgtcccagtcaatgggataatttaggtcgtcaatcaatgaccaggaccacactgttttgaatctGATTCTAATATATTAGAAAGGCTGAGCTCAGCATATGATCATcagtgtatacatgtatatacatattgatGAAAATTGCATACCTCTAAAAAGGCTGATATATGGAAAAACTTACAAAAGATTAAATTGTATGTATATAGATGATATTGACAAAAATGGCAACATCTGTTATCACATCCGAATCAATAATCATGTATCATCAAAAATTTGCTTAGTAAGTATAAAAAGATGAATGTTGCTTTATTGTAGTCTAACATGTCTAATAGTAAAATTGGatttcattttatgtatatgGGGACAagaaaaaacttattttgttcatacattcataaaatgaaataaaagacttattaaagacatatataatcatgataatatatcATGTTTGAATGTAAACCTCGGCTATTTCCATATTGGAAGTTAAACAATGACAAGtcatgtacattgtaaatatgcgtttgtgttattaaactaaaatccacaaacatttcattttttactgtcaatattaCAGTCTTTTTTGCTTAGCTATACATGTACAACTcggaaaaaaatgttatttaaatattttgataatctgcttataaaacatacatgtaaattaaactACTTTACAAGTGTGCATATATCCCAATTTTTAGGTCTAATGACGAAGAACCATTATTTTGAAGCATACATATATTGCAATACATGATAACATGTAATAGGGTTTTTTGGATGAGGTTTACAGAAAAGTGATCAATAGGCAAATAGTGCAATATAATTGGCAAAAATAACTTATGATAGTCTCCAGTTCATACCACAGTTTGCTAACtgtataatttaacatttttttaacgtCCAGTTAGAGTAAAAAAAcgtaaacattaaattttaatggAACAGCAAATAATTCATTGTCCTTAAGACTATGGAAAACGCAGCCATATTTAAATATGCACTTCAACATCAATCAATGTTTGcgaattcaaatattttcaaaattgtattcatGCATGCGGCGGGGGCATTGTCTTTgtctagtttttttttgtttttgttttaggtCTGCTTCATTTGTTCGAGCTTCGGAATAAGCCGTGTTAACCATATCATGTTACCGGCTAAAAAGCGGCTAAAATCAAACGAGTGAAACTGGCTGAAAAAAGGAAGATTACGACAGTGGTAAGAAGAATTTTGTTTTCGATGGACCCACTTACTGATGAAGAGATGAAAACATGGACATAACAATGTTGCAGACGATACAGTTCCGAACAGTGTTCATCATGCACATACACTTTACAACCATCATGATAACGTCGTACAATCGACAAACATCGGCAGAGTCCGATTCCGAGGTGTGCCGAATGTAACATCGCagtgtcatgttttttttaatgaaaaataatagtTTCGCCTTCGATTTAGATTCAAACTTTAGATTTGATTGGGAATAACAGATTGCATTGTTACATGAGCCTGACCATGAACGCATATACTCATGATAATGCAGTCTTTCGGTTATAAAACAAAGGCCTAAAATTAACTATTTTATTGTAAGTTTTACCTTTGCCATGTGCTTACAATCGTTCCTTATCATCCAGGACCAGTTATTTCACGACGTTTTGATTAGACTATCGTTTTCCTTACTTTCAGGCGACTGCTATTATAGCAAATAAAGTGACCGTCGTGCCTGTACCTTTAGTACTAGGTAGGCAAAAACTGCTAGACGTTCTAATGTTGACACTGAACAATTTCCCTGTTTGTTTAGTAAAATTTTCCAGCAGGGATGGCCTGTCAAATGCTGTAGACAAGGTACATGAAAACAGCAACTATGGTGAAATACAACTGTTTAAGATGGCAAAAAGTAATACTTGATTTTTgctatctttttcattttattccAATATACCCCGCTGTATGCAAAAAACAGCAATGGACAAAATGACCAAGTATTTGGTTAATTGATGTGTGTGGTACGTACATGTTTTTGTCCTATTGTTCTAAAGGTTTGCCATACAATTAGTATGATGCGCATTCGTGAGAATTGTGTCATCTTAATATGTTTACAGTGGCTATAGCATCGAACATTCATcctttgtgtgtgtgtgtggtggGGTGGGGTACGTGACCCCCATGGGAAGTTAAGGTCACCGGTTGAATATCTCACAGAAAAGTCAAtttctttacaataaatattttttttcagaattgaggtgaaattattttaaattgaaaattagttaaaacaaaaatatcaataaaacaacattgatttaaaaataataatttcattgtttgtattcatggatattgacaaaatatatatatttttttatttaagtattgtttaaaaacaaattttgtctcAAGAAAATATCTAGTATGCACTCCTACCATGCCTTCAAAAGATGAATAGATGGAACCTAGTAATCTAACCGGTCAATAAAAAAGCTTCACaatctatttaatatttttctctatagTTCTGGGAAGTAATTTCAGACGAGCATGGCGTAGACGCAACAGGAGAATATCATGGTGACTCTGATCTACAACTTGAGAGGATCAGTGTTTATTTCAGCGAAGCAAGTGGTATGTGAGGTGTTCATGATTGGGCTCCAGGAGGGAAAACCCTAAGATCACATAATCTTCTTGTTAAATTGTCTCAGTTTAAGTAAAGAGGTCACTTCTAAGCAACCATTATGACACGGAGATATACGCAGTTCAGATTTTATCATGTTGAAGAAAATATGTAGTTTTTACATATATAGATCCTGTCTGTTTTGCTTCAAGTCATTCGCCCTGGATTTGAAACCATTCAAATTAAAAGCTAacaaatcatattaaaaaagtgaaaaaggaGATGTGACTGAGTACTTAGTATGTTTGCGTTAATTAAACTTTTCATGCAGTATGTGCAGTGGCAATACACACTATTATACACCTTGGACTTATTTTTTACACAGTGCATCTACCTAatggtatacatggtatatataatgataaaagaATAAGAAACTGTCTGCTAGAAATACCTAAAATGATGTTGATTTCTTAGTAGATATTATCGTATTgacatattattttaacttatataacattaaatgaTTTTTGCAAAAGATAATAGATCTATCtaatgtataacatgtataacaaattatattatttattcatcaATTGCAGTAAATAAGTGCaggtagaaaaaataaaataaagttaataagTTTAACATCGGAACAATGTCATGAGTCACCAACAGGATagttttaagttaaattttttcGTATAATTTTAGGAAACAGATATGTTCCTAGAGCAGTTCTTGTTGATTTGGAACCTGGTACCATGGATTCTGTGCGGTCAGGTCCTTTTGGGCAACTCTTTAGACCTGACAACTTCGTATTTGGTCAGTCTGGCGCcggaaacaactgggccaaaggTCACTACACAGAAGGAGCCGAACTGGTAGATAATGTTGTAGATGTGGTTCGAAGAGAGGTAGAAACTTGCGATTGTCTGCAAGGTTTCCAGTTGACACATTCTCTGGGTGGAGGAACAGGATCTGGCATGGGAACACTGTTGATTAATAAAGTTCGGGAAGAATACCCAGACAGGATTATGGTCACATTCTCCGTAATGCCATCGCCaaaggtaaaaatatatatgtcttaATTCACCCATTAAAGTACATGTTCATGTGTCTTTTGTccttaaattgaaaaaagtgttGAAGTGAGACAGGTAgattgaattttaattaaaatcagAGACTTATACAATAATCTCAGATTATCTACACTTGCATAGAAATcaaagtaaattaaaattaattaaatattactCTTTCAATGatttgaagtaaaaaatatttttaacagttGATATCGAATTAAATTATGATCGTATTTTATCAGTATCTTATGCTTTTGAAAGTGCTATTATCtcaaaaaaatatctattctTACGACCATCTGGAAGAATTGCTTTTCTCTGCTATTATGCTATTTTCCCGCCcataaataacaatgaataatgaatttgtttttggttaaGTGGTTATTGTAGCATCCAGTGGAGAAAATTGTGGCAACACAATTTCGTTCATGCAAACACTGAGAATTGGAACAATTAATTTGTTGTACGTTCTCCGCCAGCACGTTACTAATTTTAAAGCTCAAGATAAAACGTCCTCAGTGGAAAATAGTAATGAAGGGGGAAAATAGAATTTACCATAGGAATAAATTCCTCGCGAACCAAATTCAATTTATTCTTTCTATGCTGGCTGATTCTCTGTTAATATAAACAGCTTGTCAAGAAAGATCAAAATAACAACGAATGATTATATTCAGCAAAGACACTTTTGAATTAAAGTCACTCGGCAAAAAATTGTGCAAAAAGAGTTTTCATGCACGTCAACAAATCAAAATGCAAACGAATTTACTTCATAGTATGTATACGGCATATTCAGACTTCTTTCTTGCTATTAAGGGAATGGGGACCACAAATGCCTCTCCTCTATTAATGTTCTACCTAAGAATTTCCTGCAAAATTAGGTGTTGAGCCAGTGATTTATGGCATCAATTGATATCCATGACTACTAAAGAAGATCATGAATTTATCATTTCCTTAACGAATGATTTTGCgcgattttttattcaaaatgttcgaTTATTTTTATCACATGTATAGAAAATAAGGGAAAAGGGTAGGCATATATATGTGAACTGCTCCCAAAATAAGATTGTGTTTATAATagcaaaaatataatattatatttttttttattgagaaaatTAATAAGGCAGATGAAATAAaagtgtgtgtgggggggggggggggggggagagggGGTGGTTATAACTTAAGCCTGGTATACTATTCCCAGCCGAGAACATATCAGTGGATGTTCATGGGTCTCCGTTGTAGTAGAACTTACAAACCATGCAGCCAAGTATATTTAATTTACGCTTTATTCCACTTAGTTTACGTGCACACACTATTGTTCTGTAGTCGGTCTCCCTATATAGAAAGTTGTATTTGAAGCAATTACATTCTTTCTAATTTCCATACGGacatctttaaatataaaacacgaTCTCCAATTCTCAAACGTCCATTGCATACGTTTGGAATCCGAAACCTCATCCGGGACACTTTCCGCGCCACATGACGTTGCTGCTGATATCGAATATTTGCGCATGTGTATTATTACCGTGTTGATATTTCACACTaaaatacaacatgtacaaagggagacaatttaATCCGAGTTATCcaaaattatactatttactaaatttccgaccgtgcgagggctgtatagccagtcaaggtcgttaaaaactccCATCATGTTTACTAAATACTATGTTATTTGTTCaatgataatatatattatcatattATGCTTCATTTACATACAATTCTACAGGAATACGATCTACAAAAGAACATTTAACAAAGTCATGCACATGTGTATCCCTTTCATTACATACAGATAGACTTCACAACACTCATGCTTTgaataaaacttttgttttactgtgaaagtacttttattcgtggggtacttattttcgtggttttcgtggatgactttatccacgaattcaagtgtccaacgaaataaaacctTTATCCAAATCAAGACATAGAAAGATCCCCATGTAGGTTTGAatactgatatgatctagaaAGTATATTGAATATCGCCGAAATGAGAATATTACAATACATGGAGTAGTCACAGGGCAAATGAACTATAAACTACAACTGCAGGCAGGATTGTAaccattaaatatttaaaaacgtAAACTGTCCAAGTATTTAGTAACGATTTAAAGAATAATTTACATGCATGGAAATGCTGCTGTTTGATGACATTCAGATATGGCGGGTAATGAGACATCCCtgttcaaattttcaaaagtggtGCTTCAATTTTGTTAGAACATTAGGAACATGAACACCTAAATATAGCCCAAAATACCATGTATGATagattttgtataatattttagtATTTATCCAAAAATGTACAAGAAGACATTTAGAGGTTTACATACGTTATGCTTTCAATTGTCCGAAAAAGTGAATAAATCTAACAgagactataaaaaaaatcagttatgaACTCCATATtcttcaaatggcaaaaatattaataaggtATGACAATAGACATCCACTGACCGCTGGTTCCTAACTACAGGTTCATCAACATGTTTACTGACCTTCGATTTgcacaaaaaatgaaatgctCGGTTTTCATCATTTCTGCCGGCCATCAAAGatcttataaatattaacattatCATTAATAGATATATGTCTTTAAATGTTTATTGATTCAATATTTTCATGATGATCAATTTTAGGCGCTTAATAAATTCTGTAATATTATTTCTATTACAAGGTTTCAGACACCGTTGTTGAGCCATACAATGCAACCTTATCTGTTCATCAGCTTGTTGAAAACACAGACGAGACTTTCTGTATCGACAATGAGGCTCTCTACGACATCTGTTTCAGAACATTGAAGTTGACTACACCCACATATGGAGATTTGAATCACCTTGTGTCCGCTGCAATGTCGGGTGTAACTACATGTCTTAGATTTCCAGGACAATTAAATGCAGATTTGAGGAAATTAGCCGTTAATATGGTTCCATTTCCTCGTCTTCATTTTTTCATGCCAGGGTTCGTACCTTTAACATCACGCGGCAGTCAACAGTATCGTGCACTTTCTGTACCGGAACTGACACAACAGATGTTTGATGCTAAGAACATGATGACGGCTTGTGACCCTCGCCATGGAAGATATCTGACCGTTGCTTGTATTTTTAGAGGAAGAATGTCAATGAAGGAGGTTGACGAACAAATGCTTAAtatccaaaacaaaaacagttcaTACTTTGTAGAATGGATTCCAAATAATGTAAAAACGGCTGTTTGTGACATTCCACCAAGAGGCTTGAAAATGTCGGCTACTTTTATAGGTAACAGTACAGCAATTCAAGAAATATTCAAGCGAATCTCTGAGCAGTTTACAGCTATGTTTCGCCGTAAAGCTTTTCTTCATTGGTATACTGGTGAAGGGATGGACGAGATGGAATTTACCGAGGCGGAGTCGAATATGAACGATTTAGTTTCTGAATACCAACAGTATCAGGATGCAACAGCAGACGAACAGGACTTTGATGAGGGAGAGGAAGAGGAAGAGGgagaaatgtaaaatgttaaaaaatgaactGTGCGCAAAGTATTGATTAAAAAAGATTTAACTTTATACATTAAGGCAAATTTAACATTGGAATTTCATTTAatgcagtacattttaattatgcGTAAAGCAGATTTCAAGAAAACATTTTGCACAGAAATCAATTGACTAAGATTATTAAATAGATCAATGTGACGctgttttaattattatttttgtgcaCACAAAACAACATGGCAAGTTTTAATTGaaaagtttttgtttaataagaaAATTTCTGACTTTCAggtttgataattttatatttttttattctttatttttagtcaATGTTTTTAGGATTGCTTCTTTGATTTGGAGTAGTTTTACTTtgttacttttatgaattttaacttACCGTTCCTGTATGACTTTATTAGTCCATACAGAGGtgttaaagaaattaaaaggaATAAATTAACACTTATGCGCAATAATCGTAATGACTTCaaataataattgattttttacgggttatcatttttgtaaatatgtttttctttcatttgtctaattttaaaacatgactAGTAAGAGACAAATCGTTAtattcacaataaaacaatgacaatttttatttttcattatatattcatattagtATTGAAAGTCCCGAGACAATGACTAGACCAATGTGCTAATAAATTGTCTATTTCGAGAAACTGTATTATGCTTAATTGCTTGCAGGTTTTTTTATGCCGTGgtcattaagttttacccttgtccgtctgtACGTCCGAAcgtcccaaaattggtttccgtTCTCTGACTTTAGTTTGCCTagaccaaatgttatgaaacttatacacaatgcttaatACCACacaacacagatcaagtttgaattgggtggcgtcacttttacctttctagagttatggccctttacaaattgaaaaaatgctGAAATTTTAATTGCCgttctcttactttagtttgcctcaaccaaatgttatgaaacttatatacaatgcttgttaccacaaaatacagatctattttgaattttggtagTGTCAATTTAATCGTTCTAGAGTTATGGccctttacaaattgaaaaattgctGAAATTTTAATTGCCGTTCTcatactttagtttgcctcaaccaaatgttatgaaacttatatacaatgtttgttaccacaaaatacagatatattttgaattttggtagTGTCAATTTAATCGtcctagagttatgcccctttacaaaagaaacaaatgctgaatttttcgtttccgttctctaactttagtttgcctcaatcaATTTGTTATGAAACgtatacacaatacttattactaaaaaactcagatcaagtacaaatttgggtagtgtcacttttaccgttcttcaGTTGTGTctctttataactttat is a genomic window of Mytilus trossulus isolate FHL-02 chromosome 1, PNRI_Mtr1.1.1.hap1, whole genome shotgun sequence containing:
- the LOC134682520 gene encoding tubulin beta chain-like isoform X2, translating into MDSVRSGPFGQLFRPDNFVFGQSGAGNNWAKGHYTEGAELVDNVVDVVRREVETCDCLQGFQLTHSLGGGTGSGMGTLLINKVREEYPDRIMVTFSVMPSPKVSDTVVEPYNATLSVHQLVENTDETFCIDNEALYDICFRTLKLTTPTYGDLNHLVSAAMSGVTTCLRFPGQLNADLRKLAVNMVPFPRLHFFMPGFVPLTSRGSQQYRALSVPELTQQMFDAKNMMTACDPRHGRYLTVACIFRGRMSMKEVDEQMLNIQNKNSSYFVEWIPNNVKTAVCDIPPRGLKMSATFIGNSTAIQEIFKRISEQFTAMFRRKAFLHWYTGEGMDEMEFTEAESNMNDLVSEYQQYQDATADEQDFDEGEEEEEGEM
- the LOC134682520 gene encoding tubulin beta chain-like isoform X1, with the protein product MREIVHIQAGQCGNQIGSKFWEVISDEHGVDATGEYHGDSDLQLERISVYFSEASGNRYVPRAVLVDLEPGTMDSVRSGPFGQLFRPDNFVFGQSGAGNNWAKGHYTEGAELVDNVVDVVRREVETCDCLQGFQLTHSLGGGTGSGMGTLLINKVREEYPDRIMVTFSVMPSPKVSDTVVEPYNATLSVHQLVENTDETFCIDNEALYDICFRTLKLTTPTYGDLNHLVSAAMSGVTTCLRFPGQLNADLRKLAVNMVPFPRLHFFMPGFVPLTSRGSQQYRALSVPELTQQMFDAKNMMTACDPRHGRYLTVACIFRGRMSMKEVDEQMLNIQNKNSSYFVEWIPNNVKTAVCDIPPRGLKMSATFIGNSTAIQEIFKRISEQFTAMFRRKAFLHWYTGEGMDEMEFTEAESNMNDLVSEYQQYQDATADEQDFDEGEEEEEGEM